The Bradyrhizobium barranii subsp. barranii genome segment GCCAACCGTACCTTGTCGCCGGTGGTCGGGCCGAACATGTCGGCATAGACGGAACGCTTTATTTTGACGGACATCACAAGCCCCGTTTGCGTTTGAATTCTTGGTTGTTCACAGCGAAGCCCTCGCTGCGCTTACGGCATCGTCGAATTTTGCATCGAGCCACGAATTGCCGCCACGGCATCCGGCGACGACCTCCTCAGCCCAGCCCGTGTAGTCGGCGAGATCGTCGCGCTCTTCGGCGGACGGGTCGGAATGAATGCGCGCGCCGATATTGCTGATCTTGTCGGCGATCTTGATCAGCTTGGCGCCGGCCGTCTTCTTCGGTGCATCGACGATCTGCTGGCGTCGCCGCTCTGGTTTGGGCAGGCTCATGTCGTCGGTACATTCAACGACGAGGGAGGCGACGCGGTCCGAGAATTTCCGCGCAAGTTCTTCGCGCGTCGTTTCGGTGTCCTCGATCGCATCATGCAACCACCCGGCCGCGACCAGCTCGGCATCGGCGCCATCTGTCGCTATCGCAAGCAGGTTCGCGACCTCCGCGAGATGATTGATGTAAGGCTCGTTCCCCCGCCCCTTGCGGGCCATGCCGTTGTGCCGGCGCGCAGCCAGCTCAGCGGCTTCGGAGATGAGGCGCACGGCGGAGAGCATGACTCACAGCTTCCCCATCACGTCGCCGCGAAAACCGTAGATGGTCTTCTTGCCGGCCACGGCGACGAGCTGGACGTCGCGGGTCTGGCCGGGCTCGAAGCGGACGGCGGTGCCGGCGGCGATGTCGAGGCGCATGCCGCGGGCTTTCTTGCGGTCGAACTTCAGCGCCGGGTTGGTCTCGAAGAAATGGTAGTGCGAGCCGACCTGGATCGGGCGGTCGCCGGTGTTGGCGACCGTCAGCGTCACGGTCTTGCGGCCGGCATTGAGCTCGATCTCGCCGTCCTGGATGAAGAGTTCGCCGGGGATCATGCTCTCGCTCCTACCTGATCGGCTCATGCACGGTGACGAGCTTGGTGCCGTCCGGAAAGGTCGCCTCGACCTGGATGTCGTGGATCATTTCAGGAATGCCCGACATCACCTGGTCGCGGGTGAGGACCTGCGCACCGGACTGCATCAGCTCGGCGACGGTGCGGCCGTCGCGCGCGCCTTCGAGGATGAAGTCGGAGATGATCGCGATCGCCTCGGGATGGTTGAGCTTGACGCCGCGATCCAGCCGGCGGCGGGCGACGATCGCCGCCATCGAGATCAGGAGCTTGTCCTTTTCGCGGGGAGACAGGTTCATGCAGCATCTCTTCCGTTCAATGCATCAATTCAGCAGCCATCAACTCAGCCACAGCCGCGGCAGCGCCGCGCCGGTCCGCGCCAGCACCGCCATCATGTCGGCGCGCAAGCGCGCCGCATCTTGGGCACAGAACCGAGCCATTGCAAAGCCATTCCAGGCGGAGATTCCGACCTCGCCGGCGAATGACTCCGAGGCCTCGCGGATAC includes the following:
- a CDS encoding urease subunit gamma, with the protein product MNLSPREKDKLLISMAAIVARRRLDRGVKLNHPEAIAIISDFILEGARDGRTVAELMQSGAQVLTRDQVMSGIPEMIHDIQVEATFPDGTKLVTVHEPIR
- a CDS encoding HD domain-containing protein, which produces MLSAVRLISEAAELAARRHNGMARKGRGNEPYINHLAEVANLLAIATDGADAELVAAGWLHDAIEDTETTREELARKFSDRVASLVVECTDDMSLPKPERRRQQIVDAPKKTAGAKLIKIADKISNIGARIHSDPSAEERDDLADYTGWAEEVVAGCRGGNSWLDAKFDDAVSAARASL
- a CDS encoding urease subunit beta, with translation MIPGELFIQDGEIELNAGRKTVTLTVANTGDRPIQVGSHYHFFETNPALKFDRKKARGMRLDIAAGTAVRFEPGQTRDVQLVAVAGKKTIYGFRGDVMGKL